The DNA segment TTTTAACTTCTTGATATTTCGGACCTGGTTGAAGACCTATCGCTTTAAGTGCTTCTACATCAATTTTACCTGAAGTGTAAGGTACTTCTACGCGATATCCAAAGGATGGTATACCATGATGTAAAATTTGCGCTGTAACACTAAAACCGTTATGTTGATATGATAAATGATCTTCTATTTCTATGTAAGTAATCGGATAGTTTAATTTAGATTCAGATAATGATAAATTAGTTTCGATATAGGATTTAATCCCTTTAGGACCTATAATTGTAAGTGGTTTACCTTCTCCACCTTGGAATGAACGGCTAGTTAGCACTCCCGGTAACCCAAATATATGATCACCATGCATATGCGTTATAAATATATGGTCTACTTTACCTAGCTTTATTGAATGATGTAAAATCTGATGTTGTGTACCTTCTCCGACATCAAACAACCATATACTGTTCGCGTAAGGTTCTAAATTTAATGCTATGGCTTGCGTATTTCTTTCTTTAGTTGGTAGACCCGCACTTGTACCAAAAAACGTTATCTCCATGCATATGCCTCCTCTTCTCCACATATTTTATCATATACAAACATCAAAAATATATCGAATTTTAAAGCTTTTAAGCAAAATTATATGAACCATTATTAATATTGTTCTATAATGAGAACAGATTTATAAAAAGAATTGAGGTTTTGATCTTGAATACTAGAAATAAGGATATACCATGCCTAATTACGATATTTGGCGCTACAGGTGACTTAAGTCACAGAAAGTTATTCCCATCATTATTTCATCTTTATCAGCAAGAAAATTTAAATGAACATATTGCTATCATTGGAATTGGTCGTAGAGATTTAACCAATGATGATTTCCGTAATCAAGTGAAATCATCAATTCAAGAACATGTTAAAGATACAAAACACCTTGATAAATTCATTACGCATATCTTTTACCATAAACTAGACGTAACAAATAAAGCTAACTATGAATCACTTTTAGAAGTAAGTGAACGTTTAGATCAACAGTTCCAATTACAAGGTAATCGATTATTTTACCTCGCAATGGCGCCTAAATTCTTCGGAGTTATATCTGATTGTTTAAAATCTGCCGAATTAACAAATACAAAAGGTTTCAAACGTTTAGTGATTGAAAAACCGTTTGGCAGTGATTTAGAATCTGCCAAAGTATTGAATGATCAGTTACGTAAATCATTTTCTGAAGAAGAAATTTACCGAATTGACCATTATTTAGGTAAAGATATGGTTCAAAATATTGAAGTGTTACGTTTTGCTAATGCAATGTTTGAACCATTATGGAACAATAAATATATTTCCAACATTCAAGTCACTTCTTCAGAGAAATTAGGTGTAGAAGAACGTGGCGGTTATTATGATTCTAATGGCGCATTAAAAGACATGGTACAAAATCACATGTTACAAATGGTTGCGTTATTAGCGATGGAGCCTCCTATTAGTTTGAACAGTGAAGATATTCGAGCTGAAAAAGTAAAAGCCTTAAAGTCATTAAGAATGTTTGAAAATGATAAAGTGAGACACAATTTCGTACGTGGTCAATATGATGCAAGCGAAATAGAAGGACAACCGGTTCAAGGTTATAGGGACGAAGATAGGGTTGATAACCAATCTAACACCCCCACTTTCGTAGCCGGTAAATTGACGATTGATAACTTTAGATGGGCTGGTGTTCCTTTCTATATCCGTACAGGTAAACGGATGACAAGTAAAACAATCCAAGTCGTTGTAGAATTTAAAGAAGTCCCAATGAATTTATATTATGAAACTGACAAAAAGTTAGATTCTAATTTACTCGTTATCAATATTCAACCAAACGAAGGCGTATCATTACATTTGAATGCGAAACGTAATATTCAAGGAATAGATACAGAACCAGTACAATTATCTTATGCTATGAGCGCTCAAGATAAAATGAATACGGTAGATGCTTACGAAAACTTATTATTTGACTGTCTGAATGGTGATGCGACAAACTTCACACATTGGGAAGAATTAAAATCAACTTGGAAATTTGTTGATGCGATTCAAGAAGAATGGGATCAACATGAACCAGAATTTCCAAATTATAAAGCTGGTACAAATGGACCATTAGAAAGTGATTTATTATTAAGCAAAGATGGTTATCATTGGTGGGACGGCATAAATTAAATTAGTTTGAATCGGCAACACATGTGTAAAATTACATATGTGTTGTCGCTTTTTTATTAATGTCGTTTTGTGGTATCATTTATATTATTAAATGAGATAAATGACGATTTTATTAATAAATCTGATTAAAGAAGACAATTCGAACTTTAAAAATGTAATTTAGCATAATATGAATACAACAAATGAA comes from the Staphylococcus hsinchuensis genome and includes:
- the rnz gene encoding ribonuclease Z → MEITFFGTSAGLPTKERNTQAIALNLEPYANSIWLFDVGEGTQHQILHHSIKLGKVDHIFITHMHGDHIFGLPGVLTSRSFQGGEGKPLTIIGPKGIKSYIETNLSLSESKLNYPITYIEIEDHLSYQHNGFSVTAQILHHGIPSFGYRVEVPYTSGKIDVEALKAIGLQPGPKYQEVKNNETFEYNGLIYDSNQFKGDAKKGPVIAIFGDTMPCINEKSIAQDATVMVHESTYIEGDMTLAKRYHHSHINHVFDLIDEANVDYSLITHLSNRYTLEEVEEIESEIKSRPETPPFAFVKDFDSYQF
- the zwf gene encoding glucose-6-phosphate dehydrogenase; this encodes MNTRNKDIPCLITIFGATGDLSHRKLFPSLFHLYQQENLNEHIAIIGIGRRDLTNDDFRNQVKSSIQEHVKDTKHLDKFITHIFYHKLDVTNKANYESLLEVSERLDQQFQLQGNRLFYLAMAPKFFGVISDCLKSAELTNTKGFKRLVIEKPFGSDLESAKVLNDQLRKSFSEEEIYRIDHYLGKDMVQNIEVLRFANAMFEPLWNNKYISNIQVTSSEKLGVEERGGYYDSNGALKDMVQNHMLQMVALLAMEPPISLNSEDIRAEKVKALKSLRMFENDKVRHNFVRGQYDASEIEGQPVQGYRDEDRVDNQSNTPTFVAGKLTIDNFRWAGVPFYIRTGKRMTSKTIQVVVEFKEVPMNLYYETDKKLDSNLLVINIQPNEGVSLHLNAKRNIQGIDTEPVQLSYAMSAQDKMNTVDAYENLLFDCLNGDATNFTHWEELKSTWKFVDAIQEEWDQHEPEFPNYKAGTNGPLESDLLLSKDGYHWWDGIN